A single genomic interval of Halalkalibaculum roseum harbors:
- a CDS encoding DUF4382 domain-containing protein — protein sequence MKNLLKNRISGFSIALLLAFSIFVTGCDTGSDAKTGTMTVEMTDAPIDTADAVNVDIERVEVNRVGDPDGWTTLNDWTTLNEKKETYDLLNLANGATAVIGRAALEAGTYPQIRLVLAEEGHSVEVDGNVYDMKVPSGAQTGIKLNINAEIEEDIEYVVLLDFDASRSVVQAGSSEQVPYLLNPVVKAKEKAITGNIEGTVEPAGSEPVVYAIDNSGTEADTLASTVANTEDGYFKLIGLEEGTYDVSIDPRNDNYAIENITDVSVTVEETNSLGTIQVSQN from the coding sequence CGCTCTCTTACTGGCATTCTCAATTTTTGTTACCGGCTGTGATACAGGCTCGGATGCAAAAACGGGTACCATGACCGTTGAAATGACAGATGCGCCAATCGATACAGCCGATGCCGTTAATGTTGACATCGAAAGAGTAGAAGTAAACCGTGTAGGTGACCCGGATGGCTGGACCACCTTAAATGACTGGACCACCTTAAATGAAAAGAAGGAAACATATGATCTGCTGAACCTGGCAAACGGAGCCACAGCGGTAATAGGAAGGGCAGCATTGGAAGCCGGCACCTATCCGCAGATACGTCTGGTTCTGGCCGAAGAAGGTCATTCTGTGGAAGTTGACGGAAATGTCTATGACATGAAAGTACCCAGCGGAGCCCAAACAGGTATTAAGCTGAACATCAATGCTGAAATTGAAGAAGATATAGAGTATGTAGTACTTCTGGACTTTGATGCCAGCCGCTCAGTAGTACAAGCCGGTTCCAGCGAACAGGTACCTTATCTTCTCAACCCTGTTGTAAAAGCCAAGGAGAAGGCAATCACAGGCAATATTGAGGGAACCGTTGAACCGGCAGGTTCTGAGCCTGTTGTCTATGCTATTGATAATTCAGGCACCGAAGCCGATACACTGGCTTCCACCGTTGCCAATACTGAAGACGGTTACTTCAAGCTGATCGGATTGGAAGAAGGTACCTATGATGTATCCATCGATCCGAGAAATGACAATTACGCCATTGAAAATATCACTGATGTAAGCGTAACGGTAGAAGAGACCAACTCACTGGGTACCATCCAGGTAAGCCAGAACTAA